A single window of Paenibacillus sp. FSL H8-0537 DNA harbors:
- a CDS encoding ankyrin repeat domain-containing protein, producing the protein MNPTVVLLFHFGINNKHKKSLKLNHSKCILTVVSLILITLLTSSCTSYKPDSPVTQATNTYNASIVAKDYFPTDTTMVRTYNSYSNDGKTLLIDYATTKFVSANGDNSTFLIDIVGTDSLHEPTRNMQTYYDISSTAVIESQSSNNLLGTTRNDPRTILTNKQNWVDNEGTVYTLTGTNSEIVTPSGTYYNCIEITQETYLKEKVVGYWKAYYAPQIGLVQLQLKMPKMSNYFVYKELVQVQLIDNFDIASSTNQTELNQKLLDAASNADEEQVKELLNQGANPNASDTGGLTPLSVSYFSTDRNDYMFNNIVQLLIEAGADPNIPTNPQRDSALGNAIVRGNTDLVKVLLAAGADPSLEEDNGLTAMEMAQGFPEIQALLQPNYAP; encoded by the coding sequence ATGAATCCAACAGTAGTGCTTTTATTTCATTTTGGCATTAACAACAAGCACAAAAAATCCTTAAAATTGAACCATTCAAAATGCATCCTTACAGTTGTGAGTTTAATTTTAATTACCCTGCTTACTTCATCCTGCACATCATACAAACCTGATTCTCCTGTCACCCAAGCCACGAATACATATAACGCTTCAATCGTAGCCAAAGACTATTTCCCAACAGATACCACTATGGTTCGCACATATAACTCCTACTCTAATGATGGAAAAACGCTGCTTATTGACTATGCAACTACAAAATTCGTTAGCGCAAATGGTGATAACTCAACTTTTTTAATCGACATTGTTGGAACGGATTCTCTGCATGAGCCCACACGAAATATGCAAACCTATTATGATATTTCATCAACGGCGGTGATTGAGAGCCAATCAAGTAATAATTTGCTTGGCACGACTCGAAACGATCCCCGTACGATACTGACTAATAAGCAGAATTGGGTTGATAATGAAGGAACGGTGTACACTCTGACAGGAACAAATTCTGAAATTGTTACCCCATCAGGTACCTATTACAACTGTATTGAAATTACTCAAGAAACCTATCTTAAGGAAAAGGTCGTAGGATATTGGAAGGCTTATTATGCCCCTCAAATCGGCTTAGTACAGCTTCAATTAAAAATGCCAAAAATGTCCAATTACTTTGTATATAAGGAACTCGTTCAAGTTCAATTAATAGACAACTTCGATATAGCAAGCTCCACTAATCAAACAGAATTGAACCAAAAGCTTCTTGATGCAGCTTCCAATGCGGATGAAGAACAAGTAAAGGAGCTACTTAATCAAGGCGCTAACCCCAACGCTAGTGATACTGGTGGTCTCACTCCCTTATCCGTATCCTATTTTAGTACAGACAGAAATGATTACATGTTTAATAATATTGTGCAATTACTTATAGAAGCCGGAGCCGACCCCAATATTCCAACTAATCCACAAAGGGATAGCGCTTTAGGCAATGCTATAGTAAGAGGAAACACTGATTTGGTAAAAGTGCTGCTGGCTGCTGGTGCTGATCCCTCATTAGAGGAAGACAACGGCCTCACAGCAATGGAGATGGCTCAAGGATTCCCAGAGATTCAAGCGCTGCTCCAGCCTAACTATGCACCTTAG
- a CDS encoding serine/threonine-protein kinase has translation MDMRVSEISFELLNEIGAEGLNSKTHLARDIQLDATLVIKEIEKASIPSNTDYFTEARHLYASRHPNVMEIHYASQDNDNIYLAMPYHSKGSLNALINNKYLTIPEIVHYGLDFLSALHFIHSKGLIHFDVKPSNIIINDAGKALLTDFGLSSLTNRLGFAQAQMAYPTHLTPEWFQAGDFSVQYDVYQAGLTLYRMCNGNNEFDDKLQQGGVTENEVVRGVFPNRNIFLPHIPDSLRKVVKKALKVNLDQRYKTIIHLMNDLAEVKENLNWTFSIDNTNNVHTWIEDTENNTKTLRLFQDNGLWKTEGHKITKVSGNTTRIRNWFTTNNSLDQAYSVIEQLIDT, from the coding sequence ATGGATATGAGAGTCAGCGAAATAAGTTTCGAGTTATTGAATGAAATTGGGGCTGAGGGGCTAAACTCTAAAACTCATTTAGCCAGAGATATTCAACTCGATGCAACTCTTGTTATAAAAGAAATTGAAAAAGCCAGTATCCCTAGCAATACTGATTACTTTACCGAAGCTAGACATCTGTATGCCTCCAGGCATCCTAATGTAATGGAAATACATTACGCGAGTCAAGATAACGATAATATATATTTGGCTATGCCATATCACAGTAAGGGATCATTAAATGCACTTATTAACAATAAATATTTGACTATACCTGAAATCGTCCATTATGGTTTGGATTTTCTAAGTGCTCTACACTTTATCCATTCAAAGGGACTAATCCATTTCGATGTTAAACCTAGCAATATAATCATCAATGATGCTGGAAAAGCTTTATTGACCGATTTCGGCCTTTCCAGTTTGACAAATAGACTTGGTTTTGCACAAGCTCAAATGGCGTATCCCACACATTTAACACCTGAATGGTTTCAGGCTGGTGATTTTAGTGTTCAATATGATGTGTACCAGGCTGGACTAACATTGTATAGAATGTGTAACGGAAATAATGAATTTGATGATAAGTTGCAACAAGGTGGTGTCACCGAAAATGAGGTTGTAAGAGGGGTATTTCCAAATCGAAATATATTCCTCCCTCATATCCCAGATTCACTCAGGAAAGTAGTTAAGAAGGCACTAAAAGTAAACCTTGACCAACGTTATAAGACAATAATTCATTTGATGAATGATCTTGCAGAAGTGAAAGAAAATCTCAACTGGACATTTAGTATTGATAATACGAATAATGTCCATACTTGGATTGAGGATACTGAAAACAATACAAAAACACTAAGGTTATTCCAAGACAACGGATTATGGAAAACCGAAGGGCATAAAATAACTAAAGTTTCAGGTAACACCACACGCATTCGTAACTGGTTTACTACAAACAATTCTTTAGATCAAGCATATAGTGTTATTGAGCAGTTAATCGACACATAG
- a CDS encoding restriction endonuclease: MRRYFVDASTLQFDEWLRIILSNEFDQLINGKSFPSDQVMDQFISVIHSLTEEQIKTVLRRFLVRTGESERDANKLNGYQATNGEFYGDLVGTEYLRRLTSSDNYAWEGITWILDLLPYYPLRAIDAISSYISAHIMILHDLEINGLSDAVSVIKARYIDKEHPKEYFLRLHPRQFEYLVGVLFEKMGYETTVTPYSNDGGKDVIAISQELGRKEKIYIECKNSTSKVGPEVIWALIGVVTADRATKGIVVCASDFTRKSKEEAGRNGIELINNTDLSKLLNSYYGTNWPVSIDKAIFYKEKEDKQGL; this comes from the coding sequence ATGAGAAGGTATTTTGTTGATGCATCAACACTACAGTTTGATGAATGGTTAAGAATTATTCTTTCAAACGAATTCGATCAGCTTATAAATGGTAAGTCATTTCCGTCCGATCAAGTAATGGATCAATTCATAAGTGTGATTCATTCCTTAACCGAAGAACAAATAAAAACAGTGCTACGAAGATTTCTAGTAAGAACTGGAGAGTCTGAACGTGATGCTAATAAGTTAAATGGATACCAAGCAACTAATGGAGAATTTTATGGAGACTTAGTTGGTACAGAGTACTTAAGGCGACTAACTTCGAGTGATAATTATGCATGGGAAGGTATCACGTGGATATTAGATTTACTGCCATACTACCCCTTGAGGGCAATAGATGCAATTAGCTCATATATTTCAGCGCACATAATGATATTGCATGATCTTGAAATCAATGGGCTGAGCGATGCCGTTTCGGTTATAAAAGCTAGATATATTGATAAAGAGCATCCAAAAGAGTATTTCTTGCGCTTACATCCTAGACAGTTTGAGTACCTAGTTGGAGTATTATTTGAAAAAATGGGATACGAGACAACAGTAACTCCTTATTCTAACGATGGAGGCAAGGATGTAATTGCAATATCGCAAGAGTTGGGCAGGAAAGAAAAGATTTACATAGAGTGCAAGAACTCAACCTCAAAAGTTGGTCCAGAAGTGATTTGGGCGTTAATAGGTGTGGTAACAGCAGATCGGGCGACAAAAGGCATTGTAGTATGTGCCTCCGATTTTACTCGGAAGTCCAAAGAAGAAGCCGGACGGAACGGAATTGAACTTATTAATAATACGGATCTCTCTAAACTACTTAACTCTTACTACGGAACAAATTGGCCTGTCTCTATAGATAAAGCAATCTTCTATAAGGAAAAAGAGGATAAACAAGGATTATAG
- a CDS encoding XRE family transcriptional regulator: MDHKVNSGPTVNGKKQKNFIPDRLRRVRLALGYSVIEFADRIGVSRQALSQFEIGRTNPGYDTLQRIEELTRYPVAYFFMPMENTVEGPFLFRAQSSASKRMKEIPRFVISEMQDIYNYLDGFMDFAKVNVPNELEFSVYSDIEEIEDITLRIRRHWGLGLGPISNITRLLEQNGFLVSKLSNHIEKIDACSQWRNGRPYLFAGSNEISASRLRFNVAHEAGHSFLHNERDLEIENEKSKEFHNLLEKQAHRFASSLLMPRETFLDEMYSTSFSHLIEMKRRWGVSIAAIIYRCHDLGILTDGRYEMLIRQVRKYGKNEPLDLEIEQESPNSFRQAFELLVEHGVKTRDDILRELPFPSDRLETLAGLEPGFFTEKTDTTNVVFLRPQK, translated from the coding sequence ATGGACCACAAGGTTAATTCCGGTCCTACGGTGAATGGTAAAAAACAGAAGAACTTTATCCCGGATAGGTTGCGTAGGGTTAGATTGGCCCTCGGTTATTCAGTTATTGAATTTGCTGATCGTATTGGCGTGAGTAGACAAGCGCTGTCCCAATTCGAAATTGGAAGGACAAATCCGGGGTATGACACACTGCAACGAATCGAAGAACTAACCAGATATCCAGTCGCATATTTCTTTATGCCGATGGAAAACACCGTAGAAGGACCTTTTCTTTTTCGTGCTCAGAGTAGTGCCTCTAAGCGAATGAAAGAAATTCCAAGATTCGTAATAAGTGAAATGCAGGACATTTACAACTATCTCGACGGATTTATGGATTTTGCTAAAGTGAATGTTCCAAATGAGTTAGAATTCAGTGTATACAGTGATATTGAAGAAATAGAGGATATCACTCTTAGGATTAGAAGACACTGGGGCTTGGGACTAGGGCCAATTAGCAATATTACAAGGCTATTAGAACAAAACGGTTTTCTAGTAAGTAAGTTATCAAATCATATTGAAAAGATTGATGCATGCTCACAATGGCGAAATGGACGTCCGTATCTCTTTGCTGGTTCTAATGAAATTTCTGCATCTAGATTACGCTTTAATGTGGCACATGAAGCAGGACACTCATTTCTTCATAACGAAAGGGATTTAGAGATTGAAAATGAGAAAAGTAAAGAGTTCCATAACTTGCTTGAAAAACAAGCACACCGTTTTGCAAGTTCCTTATTGATGCCAAGAGAAACTTTTTTAGATGAAATGTACTCAACTTCCTTCTCTCACCTCATAGAGATGAAGCGTCGTTGGGGGGTATCGATTGCTGCGATTATTTACAGGTGCCATGATCTGGGGATTCTTACTGACGGCCGATACGAGATGTTAATACGCCAAGTTAGAAAATATGGCAAGAATGAACCTCTAGATTTAGAAATCGAGCAGGAGTCTCCAAATTCATTCCGACAAGCTTTTGAGTTGCTTGTAGAGCACGGTGTTAAAACGAGGGATGATATACTGAGGGAGTTACCATTTCCTTCAGATAGATTGGAAACGTTAGCTGGTCTTGAACCGGGATTTTTTACTGAAAAGACAGACACGACAAATGTAGTTTTCTTACGTCCCCAAAAGTGA
- a CDS encoding alpha/beta hydrolase, with protein MRRKFILLCATLVFLTTMTGNVFAKPDKEGLPDTLTGYKVDVGGFKLYGEVNGTKGKYPTVVFDAGYGDSYTIWDKVEPTVRKQTQTVLYDRAGIGWSQQSMGSTHTALDQSIQLHKLLKGLNVPPPYLFVTHGISGLNVRMYAALYQDEVSGVVFLDPSYEFQEQTLFPDEMDELVRRYKTEMVEEGDWIDLNITYGQVARTSRPLDPLRDLPIYVVTAGKKAFDTETMKIWNNMQKDIASLSDIAVRVVDKKSGHYVMTDNPDTVIKAVDNVLTQIQALP; from the coding sequence ATGAGAAGAAAATTTATTCTACTGTGTGCTACGCTGGTTTTTCTGACTACTATGACGGGGAATGTTTTTGCTAAACCTGACAAAGAAGGCTTGCCAGACACGCTCACAGGCTACAAAGTTGATGTAGGTGGATTTAAGCTATACGGTGAAGTAAATGGAACTAAGGGAAAATACCCTACAGTAGTATTTGATGCTGGATACGGAGATTCTTACACAATATGGGACAAGGTAGAACCCACGGTAAGAAAACAGACTCAAACCGTCCTTTACGATAGAGCTGGAATAGGTTGGAGTCAACAAAGCATGGGCTCGACTCATACGGCTCTGGATCAATCTATTCAGCTTCATAAGCTACTTAAGGGTCTGAATGTGCCTCCACCTTATCTATTCGTTACTCATGGCATATCTGGATTGAATGTGCGTATGTATGCTGCATTGTACCAAGATGAGGTGTCAGGAGTAGTCTTTTTAGACCCTTCTTATGAATTTCAAGAGCAAACATTATTTCCTGATGAAATGGATGAACTTGTACGAAGATATAAGACTGAGATGGTTGAGGAGGGTGACTGGATAGACCTTAATATCACATATGGTCAAGTAGCTCGCACATCCAGACCCCTTGATCCTCTACGAGACCTTCCTATCTATGTGGTTACTGCGGGTAAAAAAGCATTTGATACGGAAACTATGAAAATATGGAACAACATGCAAAAAGACATTGCTAGTCTATCAGATATCGCTGTTCGTGTAGTTGACAAAAAGTCTGGCCATTACGTTATGACTGATAACCCCGATACCGTTATTAAAGCAGTAGATAATGTGCTAACTCAAATTCAAGCACTACCGTAG
- the rlmH gene encoding 23S rRNA (pseudouridine(1915)-N(3))-methyltransferase RlmH produces the protein MQIQIISVGKLKEKYLTQGIAEYAKRLAPYAKLTLIEVADEKAPEQLSASDEQQVKAKEGERILSHIKQDTYVVAMAIEGEMWTSEQLAKHVEELGTYGKSQIAFVIGGSLGLADEVMRRANMKLSFGRITYPHQLLRLVLTEQVYRVFKIVRGEPYHK, from the coding sequence GTGCAAATACAGATTATTTCAGTGGGCAAGCTGAAGGAGAAATATTTAACGCAAGGGATTGCGGAATACGCTAAGCGCTTGGCTCCGTATGCAAAGCTCACGCTAATTGAGGTAGCGGATGAGAAAGCGCCAGAGCAGCTTAGCGCGAGTGATGAGCAGCAGGTGAAGGCGAAGGAAGGCGAGCGGATACTGAGCCATATTAAACAGGATACGTACGTTGTCGCAATGGCAATTGAAGGCGAGATGTGGACGTCAGAGCAATTAGCTAAGCATGTCGAGGAGCTCGGTACGTATGGGAAAAGCCAGATCGCTTTTGTCATTGGAGGTAGCTTGGGGCTCGCTGATGAAGTAATGCGCCGCGCTAATATGAAGCTGTCTTTTGGGAGAATTACTTATCCGCATCAGCTGCTCCGCCTTGTTCTGACGGAGCAGGTTTATCGGGTGTTTAAGATTGTGCGGGGGGAACCTTATCATAAATAG
- a CDS encoding helix-turn-helix transcriptional regulator, whose amino-acid sequence MADLINRLGDRIRLLRKDQQLSQEQLGELAGLHTNYIGQVERGEKNVTVESLEKIASGLGVSMEDLFRFIDPAKREDKLSQIQQLLSSRSSQDHAMVLKILQNIFEWESAKYE is encoded by the coding sequence ATGGCAGACCTTATTAATAGGCTGGGAGATCGCATACGGCTATTGAGAAAAGATCAGCAATTAAGCCAGGAACAGCTCGGTGAATTAGCTGGCTTACATACAAACTATATTGGGCAAGTCGAACGTGGTGAGAAGAATGTTACTGTCGAGAGCCTTGAGAAAATTGCCTCTGGTCTCGGGGTTTCTATGGAAGACCTATTTCGTTTTATAGATCCAGCGAAGCGGGAGGACAAACTCAGTCAGATTCAGCAGCTTTTATCCTCCCGCTCATCCCAAGATCATGCTATGGTACTTAAAATCCTCCAAAATATATTTGAATGGGAATCAGCAAAGTATGAATAG
- a CDS encoding recombinase family protein, whose protein sequence is MNVKTIAIYVRVSTEEQVDEGFSIQAQLETLRAYARLHQYIIFDEYVDEGISGKLIENRPELNRLLADAKKGQFDEAMVWKVNRISRSMADLLYISGKLEEHGVAFKSFSEPFDTGNAAGKFLMQMMGAVAELERNTIVDNVKLGMRQRAKQGKWNGGQTIGYASIEIEGSTNRKRKETRLEIVESEAAVVRLIFHKYAEGKGFKSITNDLNYMGYKTKMGSPFSITTVKGILSNPLYIGKVRFNKQQDWNTKRRKGTNPDPIIVDGQHAAIISQELWDKVQARYANANKHPARVYYGSLPFTGVMRCPQCGHGMVAQRATRKSKKTGEVKYTPYYQCGQFTNKGSSVCRANSVRADYTEREIMNRVQRLLENPKLINDLTASMNGKRAINKKPLEQELQRLERELTDTNRIKDKYYKLYEEDVLEPIDLKVKINGLSETRLRLEQRHAVIQKQLIMENTSPVSAEMVRGLLASFNTIFGKISHENRKQLVHTLIKEISVTQDRKINRIILRVGMSNTLASL, encoded by the coding sequence ATGAACGTAAAAACAATTGCTATCTATGTGAGGGTATCTACTGAGGAGCAGGTGGATGAGGGCTTTTCGATACAGGCTCAATTGGAGACGCTGCGTGCTTATGCAAGGCTACATCAATACATCATTTTTGATGAATACGTAGATGAGGGAATATCAGGTAAACTTATTGAAAATCGTCCTGAGCTTAACCGATTGCTGGCAGATGCCAAAAAGGGACAGTTTGATGAAGCTATGGTTTGGAAGGTCAATCGCATATCTCGTTCTATGGCCGATTTGCTTTATATTTCCGGCAAGCTGGAAGAGCATGGTGTGGCTTTTAAAAGCTTTTCCGAGCCGTTTGATACAGGCAATGCTGCTGGGAAGTTTCTAATGCAGATGATGGGGGCCGTTGCGGAGCTAGAGCGAAATACCATTGTAGATAATGTAAAGCTAGGCATGAGGCAGAGGGCGAAGCAGGGTAAATGGAATGGCGGGCAAACAATTGGTTATGCCAGTATTGAGATTGAAGGCAGTACAAACCGTAAACGCAAAGAAACACGATTAGAGATTGTTGAGTCAGAGGCTGCTGTTGTTCGCCTTATTTTTCATAAATATGCGGAAGGAAAAGGTTTTAAATCTATTACCAATGATCTTAATTATATGGGGTATAAGACCAAAATGGGCAGTCCGTTCAGCATAACAACGGTTAAGGGCATTTTGTCGAATCCCTTGTACATTGGCAAAGTTCGCTTTAATAAGCAACAAGACTGGAATACAAAAAGACGTAAGGGCACAAATCCTGATCCTATTATTGTTGATGGACAGCATGCAGCAATTATTTCTCAAGAGCTTTGGGACAAGGTACAGGCTCGCTATGCAAATGCAAACAAGCATCCAGCAAGGGTATACTACGGGAGCTTACCTTTTACAGGCGTTATGCGTTGCCCCCAATGTGGTCACGGAATGGTAGCTCAAAGAGCGACTCGTAAGAGTAAGAAAACTGGCGAGGTCAAGTATACGCCATACTACCAGTGCGGGCAATTTACTAATAAAGGTTCGTCTGTATGTAGAGCAAATAGTGTACGTGCCGACTATACGGAGCGGGAAATTATGAACCGTGTTCAGCGGCTACTAGAAAATCCTAAGCTGATTAATGATTTGACGGCATCCATGAATGGTAAGCGGGCAATTAACAAAAAGCCGCTTGAGCAAGAGCTACAGCGACTGGAGAGGGAACTGACTGATACTAACCGTATAAAAGACAAGTATTACAAGTTGTACGAAGAAGATGTATTGGAGCCAATCGACCTAAAAGTAAAGATCAATGGGTTATCCGAAACAAGGCTGCGACTGGAGCAGCGACATGCAGTTATACAGAAGCAGCTTATTATGGAAAATACATCTCCCGTATCTGCTGAAATGGTTAGAGGACTACTAGCATCCTTCAACACTATTTTCGGAAAAATCAGCCATGAAAATCGCAAGCAACTTGTGCATACGTTGATTAAGGAAATATCAGTTACTCAAGACAGGAAAATTAACCGGATTATATTACGAGTTGGGATGTCAAATACTCTAGCATCTCTTTAA
- a CDS encoding DUF669 domain-containing protein: MDLKKLMFEEEILPPEGEYEAIILEACFRNYNSGNEGIGVTLMIRNDIEQECQDMELTDQLVKTKAAIYKFRMIRNAIPKVIEHPWENLQELAKLIVAQPVRIYVKHREDVYGQTVASISSYKKGEPFELDEEYK; the protein is encoded by the coding sequence TTGGATTTAAAGAAGCTAATGTTTGAAGAGGAAATTTTGCCTCCAGAAGGAGAATATGAGGCGATAATTTTAGAAGCATGTTTTAGGAATTATAATAGTGGTAATGAAGGTATAGGTGTCACATTAATGATTAGAAATGATATCGAGCAAGAATGTCAAGACATGGAACTTACAGATCAATTGGTGAAAACGAAAGCAGCTATTTATAAATTTAGAATGATTCGCAATGCCATACCAAAAGTAATTGAGCATCCATGGGAGAATTTGCAAGAGCTTGCTAAACTAATAGTTGCCCAGCCAGTTCGAATTTATGTAAAGCACCGAGAAGATGTATACGGTCAAACAGTGGCGAGTATATCCTCATACAAGAAAGGTGAGCCATTTGAACTGGATGAAGAATATAAATAG
- a CDS encoding TerD family protein: MNNTIYLRRANKLIVDEGERLDRLPKAYLATALKNIEVLGFTFSPSLIRALYTLSKEQFKDLYDEIIAALKAMVGAHVKYCPMYPDFPMQVMQADDVELYLNAMYHYHTLDLPRYETADRPPFLDRVNLKVIGLGSKAELHTMMRQLIQAKGSISDTDKKDIDTVLEFTDLEAIHEILPSEIPFKENAGFVVASLLKHEKANLEQIGHYFTTAMDVLRLAVAWSNGDVSLAKATRFRKFKRRERRLLLGLLERCYPITEDMLRYKERWIRLGEILHPSEYKHRYIRCEEAFDILRNNKPFTTFNGSVELAFKYCQIWTLIDLLLQRPGEFARRLDQLLRSTEHTEYVVLAFGEVANQVSTPVLLQVKNHFTHRHEPHELRVFFPKGNVAKAFAVSNTLPDIDKAACEDIVQGCERVLMERFSVLPSLGKTYVDQRLQNYLVPFSQRSASKALQTIVRGSRVPIMEGDTIRFFSWWKEGMVNDKPTGRVDIDLSAVLYNHNWQYVEHISYTNLRSSKYKAVHSGDIVSAPQGACEFIDLHIPSIVDYGGRYIVATLHSFTNQPYCDLPECFVGWMMRKNPGSGEIFEPSTVSNKIDVTADTEIAVPVILDLVERKIIWTDLSLTRHPNYYNNIEGHQKGMVLIGKAMTDLRKPNLYDLFNLHAKARGELVDTAEQADVIFSVEEGTTPFDIELIMADYVV, encoded by the coding sequence ATGAACAATACCATTTATCTGCGCAGAGCAAACAAACTGATTGTAGACGAAGGCGAGAGGCTGGATCGGCTCCCGAAGGCTTATTTGGCAACAGCCCTAAAAAACATCGAAGTTCTTGGATTTACGTTCTCACCGTCCTTGATCCGCGCTTTGTACACTTTATCCAAAGAGCAGTTCAAAGATTTGTATGATGAAATAATTGCAGCTTTAAAGGCAATGGTAGGCGCACATGTGAAATACTGTCCGATGTACCCCGATTTCCCGATGCAGGTGATGCAGGCGGATGATGTGGAGCTGTATCTGAATGCTATGTATCACTACCATACCTTAGATTTGCCTAGGTATGAGACGGCCGACAGACCTCCATTCCTGGATAGGGTAAATCTGAAAGTAATCGGTCTTGGAAGCAAAGCGGAGCTTCACACCATGATGCGTCAGCTTATACAGGCCAAAGGATCGATCTCCGATACAGACAAAAAGGACATCGATACAGTTCTGGAGTTCACAGATCTGGAGGCAATACATGAGATTCTCCCGTCCGAGATTCCATTCAAGGAGAATGCCGGATTCGTAGTTGCTTCATTACTGAAGCATGAGAAGGCTAATCTAGAACAAATCGGGCACTATTTCACAACCGCTATGGATGTGCTTCGTCTGGCTGTGGCTTGGTCAAATGGCGATGTCAGTCTGGCTAAAGCGACAAGGTTTCGTAAATTCAAGCGGCGTGAAAGACGGTTGCTACTCGGACTACTGGAACGCTGTTACCCTATTACAGAGGATATGCTGAGATACAAGGAACGCTGGATACGGTTAGGAGAAATCCTGCACCCCTCTGAATATAAGCACCGGTATATACGCTGCGAGGAAGCGTTTGATATTTTACGCAATAATAAACCCTTTACGACCTTTAACGGAAGTGTAGAGCTTGCATTCAAGTATTGTCAGATCTGGACGCTGATCGATCTGTTGCTGCAGCGTCCTGGTGAATTTGCCAGACGATTGGATCAATTATTGCGGTCAACTGAACACACGGAGTATGTCGTGCTCGCCTTTGGCGAAGTGGCCAACCAAGTATCGACGCCTGTACTGCTTCAAGTGAAGAATCATTTTACCCATCGCCATGAACCGCATGAGCTGCGTGTCTTTTTCCCAAAAGGAAATGTTGCCAAGGCCTTTGCTGTTTCCAATACCCTTCCGGATATTGATAAAGCGGCATGCGAAGACATTGTGCAGGGTTGTGAACGGGTGCTTATGGAGCGATTCTCCGTACTCCCATCTTTGGGAAAGACATATGTCGATCAACGATTGCAGAATTATCTTGTGCCATTCTCTCAAAGATCGGCAAGCAAAGCTCTGCAAACGATAGTCCGGGGGAGTCGTGTACCGATAATGGAAGGGGACACCATACGCTTCTTTAGCTGGTGGAAAGAGGGAATGGTGAACGATAAGCCTACAGGCCGAGTGGATATTGATCTGTCCGCTGTCTTGTATAATCACAATTGGCAGTATGTTGAGCATATCTCTTACACCAATCTGCGGTCCTCCAAATATAAAGCCGTCCACAGCGGAGATATTGTATCTGCTCCTCAGGGCGCATGCGAATTTATTGATTTGCATATTCCCTCCATTGTGGATTATGGCGGACGATATATTGTGGCGACTCTCCACTCCTTCACCAACCAGCCCTACTGCGACCTGCCGGAGTGCTTTGTGGGCTGGATGATGCGTAAGAACCCCGGTTCCGGTGAGATCTTTGAGCCTTCTACAGTCAGCAATAAAATCGACGTTACCGCTGATACGGAAATTGCCGTTCCCGTTATCCTGGATCTGGTGGAGCGCAAGATCATCTGGACTGATCTGTCTCTGACCAGACATCCGAATTACTACAATAATATAGAGGGACACCAAAAAGGTATGGTCTTAATAGGTAAGGCTATGACGGATTTACGGAAACCGAACCTCTACGATTTGTTTAACCTCCATGCCAAGGCAAGAGGGGAACTAGTAGATACAGCGGAACAGGCTGATGTGATATTTTCGGTAGAAGAAGGCACTACGCCATTCGATATCGAGCTGATTATGGCTGATTATGTGGTTTGA